Genomic window (Arctopsyche grandis isolate Sample6627 chromosome 5, ASM5162203v2, whole genome shotgun sequence):
CCCCGACGCCTTCGCCTCCAACGCCTCCGATGCTTCCGGCAACCCGGGGCCTTCACCCCCGGCGCCTCCGACGCTCCGGGGctttcgcccccagcgccgccgacgcccccggcgccccccagTGCCCCCGGTGCCCCCAGCGCTCACGGCGCCTCCGacgccccggggccttcgcccctagcgcctccggcgcccccagcgtccccgctgcctccggcaccccggggccctcgcccccagcgccctcgATGCCTTCGggacaaaataatgaaaattttgaaaaaaatgaaaaatatgaaaaaaataataaaaatgaaaataacgaaaaaaaaggaaaaaactgaaaaaatgaaaaatttgaaaaaataaaaaatatgaaaaaaatgaaaaaaaaaaagttccccatactggttgatggttgatcataagaaatcggaaatcgattCGAACGaaagtcgattgtcgacgaaagccgaagatacgcgaatgattggttccccatacttatAAAGGATAAttgaatattaagtaattttagagcgttttttctgtcgacgctgtagtctaatggctagcgtACCTGTTCTAGGCGAGGGGACCttggttcgattccgtgatttgcaattaattttatatttcaaatatcgctaaaatataaattaatttcaatattttcaattaaaaatatatatttaaatgttaaatatgaaaagaaaaaaaatggttcaaaacctcgctaaatgaaatttttataattacgtatttttatatggcgagaaggaatatttcaataaatgtttaaaaaaaaaaggcgaaatgaagaattggatttgacATGAAAGGGGGGCACCAGAAACatcatggcacgcatgcagccaaaatgtaagaatatttatacaataacaatttttttttatatttatcccagtatgcatttTATTGTGACCAGAGGGTAGATTTTagagtaaataattttaaacaaatttcacacttaggCTTTTAGCcggtgtgagttcttaaatgtcccACAAGTgcattttttcgaataaatgattttagacaaatttcacatttgtaaggcttttcccccgtgtgagttctcaaatgtgacacaagttgatctttacgaacatatgattttaaacaaatgtcacatttatgtggttttatcccagaatgcaattttttatgtgtatcgaggctagattttcgagtaaatgattttagacagattTAGACCAAATATGTCACACAAAAAAGTTGCTGTCAGAGTTAAATgcagggacgatggagtgcaggctttgtcttggatcagctccggccgagtcttccgtctccatcttccagagaccaggtcctcatccagagcgtctggagcaacgcattcggaccggCTGTCAGATTTATGTAGGTTACAGGTTATAATTACAgcatactctcgattatccggtttgcggattagccgtgcttgaaaaatagtaattatttaaattgatttaatttcttTCTTATATGCttatgagacgcaccgattgattgcgatCGTAAACACGCCTATTATTTGAACAAATTATGTCACACACACAGGTTACAGGTTACAATACTGTTGTGGACCCAATTGGTTCTCCCGACTCTTCTCACCGCTCAATCCTATtgcttttttcatttcatctgcaggttaaaagaggcgatgggttgccagacacggtgtgtctttcgtgtaagaccaatctcgaattgttgatcagctttcgaaaggcttgttttcgaagccaCGAAACATCTCAACTGAGGTTAGCTGATTGCTTGAActtcaagactgaagaagttttctTGGAAGATCTAATATGGGAAGACGAGCCTTCACAAtcgacaattcaccgaaagGACAGTGACATTTGCTTGAAGCCATTTCCCAGTGAATCTGAACTTATTCTACACAAAAGATCTCATCCTGGAGAAAAGCGGTttcaatgtgacatttgtttaaaatcatatattcgaaaaaatactcttgtgatacatttgagatctcacacgggggaaaagccttacaagtgtgtaatttgtctaaaatcatttactctaaaTTCTAGCctcaagaaacataaaaaattgcatgctgggataaaactacacaaatgtgacatttgtttaaaatcatatgttcataaaaatgaagttgtgtcacatttgagatctcacacgggggaaaagccatacaaatgtgaaatttgtctaaaatcatttcgtCTTAAATCTACCCTTGAGCAACACAAAAAAttacatactgggataaaaccacacaaatgtgacatttgtttaaaatcatttattcaaaaaccTACACTTGTTAGACATTTAAGAAttcacactggggaaaagccttacaagtgtgaaatttgtctaaaatcatatcctcaaaaatcttacctcaagaaacataaaaaattgcatgctagaatgaaaccatacaaatgtgaaatttgtttaaaatcatatgttcataaaaatgaacttgtgtcacatttgagatctcacatgggggaaaagccatacaagtgtgaaatttgtttaaaatcatatgttcataaaaataaacttgtgtcacatttgagatctcacacgggggaaaagccatacaagtgtgaaatttgtctaaaatcatttcctCTTAAATCTACCCTTGTTAgacatttaaaaattcacactggcgaaaagccttacaagtgtgcaatttgtctaaaatcatatgCTGAAAAATCTTACctcaagaaacataaaaaattgcatgctggaatgaaaccacacaaatgtgacatttgtttaaaatcatatgttcataaaaatgaacttgtgtcacatttgagatctcacacgggggaaaagccatacaagtgtgaaatttgtctaaaatcatttcctCTTAAATCTTCCCTTCAGaatcataaaaaattacatactgggataaaaccacacaaatgt
Coding sequences:
- the LOC143911662 gene encoding uncharacterized protein LOC143911662 yields the protein MECRLCLGSAPAESSVSIFQRPGPHPERLEQRIRTGCQIYVKRGDGLPDTVCLSCKTNLELLISFRKACFRSHETSQLRLADCLNFKTEEVFLEDLIWEDEPSQSTIHRKDSDICLKPFPSESELILHKRSHPGEKRFQCDICLKSYIRKNTLVIHLRSHTGEKPYKCVICLKSFTLNSSLKKHKKLHAGIKLHKCDICLKSYVHKNEVVSHLRSHTGEKPYKCEICLKSFRLKSTLEQHKKLHTGIKPHKCDICLKSFIQKPTLVRHLRIHTGEKPYKCEICLKSYPQKSYLKKHKKLHARMKPYKCEICLKSYVHKNELVSHLRSHMGEKPYKCEICLKSYVHKNKLVSHLRSHTGEKPYKCEICLKSFPLKSTLVRHLKIHTGEKPYKCAICLKSYAEKSYLKKHKKLHAGMKPHKCDICLKSYVHKNELVSHLRSHTGEKPYKCEICLKSFPLKSSLQNHKKLHTGIKPHKCDICLKSFNQKITLVRHLRIHTYNALVGHFRTHTG